One genomic window of Blastopirellula retiformator includes the following:
- a CDS encoding methyltransferase, giving the protein MNSAANAAAALHRPETDPTPIFEHFRGMHGSELLTAAVAHFDLFGRLQQQPLDFASLRQALQLEERPAHVLLTALRAMGLLQETDGKLALTPLAAEHLVPGGPLDCGDYIGLAAQTPGVLTMVRLLKTNRPLGSDDSEEGGAAFIYRDGIKSAMEAEASARHFTLALAGRAKNVAPHLAEAVSLAGAKLLLDIGGGTGIYSHALLQKNPDLKAIVFDRPEVLKIAGEMAEQYGVTDRCQLVGGDMFADEIPAGADVILLSNILHDWDKPECQQVVDRCAAALAPGGRLLIHDVFLDDALDGPLPIALYSASLFSFTEGRAYSGAEYREMLTAAGLTPQPIVPTLVHCGVLAGVK; this is encoded by the coding sequence ATGAACTCCGCCGCCAATGCCGCTGCTGCGCTCCACCGACCCGAGACCGATCCGACCCCCATCTTTGAGCATTTTCGGGGGATGCATGGCTCGGAGTTGTTAACCGCGGCGGTCGCTCATTTCGACCTGTTCGGTCGACTTCAGCAGCAGCCGCTCGATTTCGCGTCGCTCCGTCAGGCGTTGCAATTGGAAGAGCGTCCCGCGCACGTGCTGCTGACGGCCCTCAGGGCGATGGGCTTGTTGCAAGAAACGGACGGCAAACTGGCGCTCACCCCGCTTGCGGCTGAGCATCTCGTACCGGGCGGGCCGCTCGACTGCGGCGACTATATTGGCTTGGCGGCGCAAACGCCAGGCGTGTTGACGATGGTCCGCTTACTGAAGACGAACCGTCCTTTGGGGAGCGACGATAGCGAAGAAGGGGGCGCCGCGTTCATCTATCGCGACGGCATCAAGTCGGCGATGGAGGCGGAAGCGTCGGCCCGGCACTTTACGCTCGCGCTGGCTGGTCGGGCGAAGAACGTCGCGCCGCATCTGGCCGAAGCGGTTTCGCTCGCAGGGGCGAAGTTGTTGCTCGACATCGGCGGCGGTACCGGCATCTATTCGCACGCCCTGCTGCAGAAGAACCCGGACCTGAAGGCGATCGTGTTTGATCGCCCAGAAGTGCTGAAAATCGCCGGCGAAATGGCCGAACAGTATGGCGTCACCGATCGCTGTCAGTTGGTCGGCGGCGATATGTTCGCCGATGAGATCCCGGCCGGAGCCGACGTCATTCTGCTCTCGAACATCCTACATGATTGGGACAAGCCCGAGTGTCAGCAAGTGGTCGATCGCTGCGCCGCGGCGCTTGCGCCCGGCGGTCGACTCTTGATCCATGACGTGTTTCTCGATGACGCGCTCGATGGACCGCTGCCGATCGCCCTCTACTCGGCGTCGCTCTTCTCCTTTACTGAAGGTCGCGCCTACAGCGGCGCTGAGTATCGCGAGATGCTGACTGCCGCTGGACTGACGCCGCAGCCAATCGTGCCGACGCTGGTGCACTGCGGCGTCTTGGCAGGCGTGAAATAA
- a CDS encoding MG2 domain-containing protein has translation MSTKFSHVLDDVDSYVHGALSVAYADRVRQHCEQCAICQAALDEARKRAELYQLLPPMEASQSLIEATEAKIAALGKRTRLQRVGDWWGEMPLKQKFYTTAVTLAATFLLVIVSLQAYYTNLAPSPYDVKVLGQTDLLSDTESSLRVVVFNTESDETIADVPVDIAIAKPDSDEVFHLTSFQTDAQGSGRPRIQLPDWSDGDYELRIVAHPAGGDQKLTHKIHLRRASQVMVTTDKPVYQPGQTIHMRSLSLRRPDLKPTAGQAVTFRITDPKGNVIYRKQDVTSRYGITSLDCPLAQEIIEGQYRIECLVGETESAVAVDVKKYVLPKFKLEVELDKSYYQPGDRIEGTVQANYFFGKPVAKGTVNVRLRTSDVASDATDQATVETNASGVAQFSLRLPDRLVGMPQENGNARVNVQIKVVDTAGQEQTKTVSRIVTINPIHVQIIPESAKLVQGIPNRVYVLANYADGRPAEARIAMSGVSEELTTSPLGAAVCELTPKSPELDIIVRATDEAGLVGRSQVKLTCGEAAHDFLVRTDKAVYDGGEVMRLSAIGGGNEPVFLDFVKDGQTILTDSIEMKDGHGEYLLDLPPEMFGTLELCAYRFDQQGQPVRKTRVLYIRQANELQITAKLDRDQYRPGEKAKIALKLTDQDGKPAPGAISLAAVDEAVFSVLGSGAQMQQSFFLLEQELLTPVYAIYPWSPSLDLEGRPADRRLFEQALFAGAERREKSKREAMMERLLPFVENNQEVFEVFNRSDWEELVDLSAYFPPDVLDDLRDEPSYHSLTASSRPEHVQAIEATKREGMDLVGFLWWIFALVFGIPGFVIVLSYVFETTRIAEVITVILIGGVLISLLLPAVQQAREAARRAEAVNNLKQLGLAAFTMEEFEPIDEMGLEFDRPPGEAGKQVRVRQWFPETLLWRPELITDDQGRATIDVDLADSITSWRLTASAVSANGQLGASQSSLRVFQPFFVDLNLPVALTRGDEVAVPVVVYNYLDEPQEVALTLASAPWFEGLDEAEQSITLQPGEVRSLHYRIRAEKVGRHKLKVTAHSGEVADALEREIEIIPNGRPVETVFNGVLDSATELNLNVPDDAVEGSVTAIVRFYPSTFSHVVEGLDGIFQRPYGCFEQTSSTTYPNVLALAYLKRTGNSAPEVEAQARQYIHLGYQRLLTFEVAGGGFDWFGRPPANRTLTAYGLMEFQDMARVHDVDPALIERTRRWLLGQRKPDGTWDPEGHRFHGDPASGGGDLARLSTTAYIAWAVYDGETNDAQSQATLNYLRSFRPNQIDDPYTLALVCNALLAIDPTTFEAQPYLARLQTLRQTSSDGKRTWWGSSNSGRTMFYGAGRSQDIETTSLAMLALIRGKREAATIRGGLSWLIDHKDGRGTWHSTQATVLALKALIAGTGRTLSDEKERRIELQLADRPAERITIPVDQADVMRQIILSDRFTTGLSKLRLSDATNTSTGYQVVLKYYEELAGPEQPEEPLTVQLEYDRTELAVNDSIVATATVTNRMSEEAPMVMLDLPIPAGFEVSRAEFEERKLLGDIEKYEINARSVIVYLRGLSPEEPLTLAYELKATMPVDILALPAVAYEYYDEDKRGTSQSVRLLVQAAP, from the coding sequence CTGTCGGTCGCCTATGCCGATCGCGTCCGTCAGCACTGCGAACAATGCGCGATCTGCCAGGCGGCGCTCGACGAAGCGCGCAAGCGGGCCGAGTTGTACCAGTTGCTGCCGCCGATGGAAGCGTCGCAAAGCCTGATCGAAGCGACCGAGGCGAAGATCGCCGCGTTGGGAAAGCGAACGCGCCTGCAAAGGGTCGGCGACTGGTGGGGGGAGATGCCGCTGAAACAAAAGTTCTATACGACCGCCGTTACGCTGGCGGCCACCTTTCTGCTGGTCATCGTCAGCTTGCAAGCTTATTACACCAACCTGGCGCCTTCTCCCTATGACGTGAAAGTGCTGGGGCAGACCGATTTGCTCTCCGATACCGAGTCGTCGCTGCGGGTGGTGGTCTTTAATACCGAGAGCGACGAGACGATCGCCGACGTGCCGGTCGACATTGCGATCGCCAAACCCGACTCGGACGAAGTCTTTCATCTGACCAGCTTTCAGACCGACGCCCAAGGAAGCGGACGCCCCCGGATTCAGCTGCCCGATTGGAGCGACGGCGACTACGAACTGCGGATCGTCGCGCATCCCGCGGGAGGCGACCAAAAGTTGACGCACAAGATCCATCTGCGCCGCGCGTCGCAAGTAATGGTGACGACCGACAAGCCCGTTTATCAGCCGGGCCAGACGATCCACATGCGGAGCCTATCGCTGCGGCGTCCCGACTTGAAACCAACTGCCGGCCAGGCGGTCACCTTCCGCATCACCGATCCCAAAGGAAACGTGATCTATCGCAAGCAGGACGTGACCAGTCGCTATGGAATCACGTCGCTCGACTGTCCGTTGGCCCAGGAAATCATCGAGGGGCAATACCGCATCGAGTGCCTGGTGGGCGAAACCGAAAGCGCCGTCGCCGTCGACGTCAAAAAGTACGTGCTGCCGAAGTTCAAGCTGGAAGTCGAGCTCGACAAGTCATACTACCAGCCAGGCGATCGGATCGAAGGGACCGTGCAGGCCAACTACTTCTTTGGCAAACCGGTCGCAAAGGGGACGGTCAACGTGCGTCTGCGGACCAGCGATGTCGCGAGCGACGCAACCGACCAAGCGACTGTTGAGACCAATGCCTCTGGCGTCGCGCAATTTTCGCTCCGCCTGCCCGATCGACTGGTTGGGATGCCGCAGGAAAACGGAAACGCCCGGGTGAATGTGCAGATCAAAGTCGTCGACACAGCGGGGCAGGAACAAACGAAAACTGTCTCGCGGATCGTTACCATCAATCCGATCCACGTGCAGATCATTCCGGAATCGGCGAAGCTCGTGCAAGGAATTCCCAATCGCGTCTACGTGTTGGCCAACTACGCCGATGGTCGTCCGGCCGAGGCCCGCATCGCGATGAGCGGCGTCAGCGAAGAGCTTACCACTTCACCACTAGGCGCCGCCGTTTGCGAATTGACGCCGAAGTCGCCAGAGCTCGACATCATCGTCCGGGCGACCGACGAAGCGGGCTTGGTGGGGCGGAGCCAGGTGAAGCTGACGTGCGGGGAAGCGGCGCATGATTTTCTCGTTCGCACCGACAAGGCGGTCTACGACGGAGGCGAGGTGATGCGGCTGTCGGCGATCGGCGGCGGCAACGAACCGGTCTTTCTCGACTTCGTCAAAGATGGTCAGACGATCCTGACCGACTCGATAGAAATGAAGGACGGGCATGGCGAGTATCTGCTCGATCTGCCGCCAGAGATGTTCGGCACGCTGGAGTTGTGCGCCTATCGCTTCGACCAGCAGGGCCAACCGGTCCGCAAGACGCGGGTCCTCTACATTCGCCAGGCCAATGAACTACAAATCACGGCGAAGCTTGATCGCGATCAGTATCGCCCCGGCGAAAAAGCGAAGATCGCCTTGAAGCTGACCGATCAAGACGGCAAACCGGCGCCGGGCGCGATCAGCCTGGCGGCGGTCGACGAAGCGGTCTTCTCGGTGCTTGGTTCCGGCGCGCAAATGCAGCAAAGCTTCTTCCTGCTTGAGCAGGAGTTGCTGACGCCGGTCTACGCGATCTATCCCTGGTCCCCGTCATTGGATCTAGAGGGACGCCCAGCCGATCGTCGCCTCTTTGAGCAAGCCCTGTTCGCCGGCGCCGAGCGTCGCGAGAAGTCGAAACGCGAGGCGATGATGGAGCGCCTGCTTCCCTTCGTCGAGAACAACCAGGAAGTTTTTGAGGTTTTCAATCGCTCCGATTGGGAAGAGTTGGTCGACCTGTCGGCCTACTTCCCGCCGGACGTGCTCGACGACCTGCGCGACGAGCCGAGCTACCACTCGCTGACGGCGTCGTCTCGCCCGGAACATGTGCAGGCGATCGAAGCGACCAAACGGGAAGGGATGGATTTGGTCGGATTCTTGTGGTGGATCTTCGCCCTCGTTTTCGGCATCCCCGGGTTCGTGATCGTGCTCTCGTATGTCTTTGAGACGACGCGGATTGCGGAGGTGATAACGGTGATCCTGATTGGCGGCGTGTTAATTTCGCTTCTCCTGCCGGCGGTTCAGCAAGCGCGGGAAGCAGCACGTCGGGCAGAAGCAGTGAACAACCTAAAACAGTTGGGCCTCGCCGCTTTTACGATGGAGGAATTTGAACCTATCGATGAGATGGGCCTTGAGTTTGACCGACCACCAGGCGAAGCGGGCAAACAGGTTCGCGTTCGGCAATGGTTCCCCGAAACCTTGCTGTGGCGTCCCGAGCTAATCACTGACGACCAGGGACGCGCGACGATTGACGTTGACCTGGCCGATTCGATCACCTCATGGAGATTGACCGCCAGCGCCGTTTCGGCCAACGGGCAGTTGGGAGCGTCGCAGTCGTCGCTGCGCGTCTTCCAGCCCTTCTTCGTCGATTTGAACCTGCCGGTGGCGCTGACGCGGGGCGATGAGGTTGCGGTCCCGGTGGTCGTCTACAACTATTTGGACGAGCCGCAGGAAGTGGCGCTGACGCTGGCGTCGGCGCCTTGGTTTGAGGGTCTCGACGAGGCCGAGCAGTCAATCACGCTGCAGCCTGGCGAAGTTCGCTCGCTGCACTACCGCATCCGCGCCGAAAAGGTGGGACGTCATAAGCTGAAGGTGACCGCCCACAGCGGCGAAGTGGCGGACGCCTTGGAGCGCGAGATCGAAATCATCCCCAACGGGCGGCCAGTCGAAACGGTCTTTAATGGCGTGCTCGATTCGGCGACCGAATTGAACTTGAACGTCCCTGACGACGCGGTCGAGGGGAGCGTCACCGCGATCGTGCGGTTCTATCCGTCGACGTTCAGCCATGTGGTGGAAGGTCTCGACGGCATCTTCCAACGTCCCTATGGCTGCTTCGAGCAAACCTCCTCTACCACGTATCCCAACGTCCTGGCGCTCGCCTACCTGAAACGAACAGGCAACTCGGCGCCAGAGGTCGAAGCGCAAGCTCGGCAGTACATCCACCTCGGCTATCAGCGTCTGCTAACCTTTGAAGTCGCCGGCGGTGGATTCGATTGGTTTGGGCGGCCGCCTGCCAATCGAACGCTGACCGCTTATGGCCTGATGGAGTTCCAAGACATGGCGCGGGTTCACGACGTCGATCCGGCGCTGATCGAGCGCACGCGTCGCTGGCTGTTGGGGCAGCGCAAGCCTGACGGAACGTGGGATCCGGAAGGACATCGTTTTCATGGCGATCCCGCGAGCGGCGGCGGCGATCTGGCTCGCCTGAGCACGACCGCCTACATCGCCTGGGCAGTCTACGACGGCGAGACGAATGACGCGCAGTCGCAAGCGACGCTCAATTATCTTCGTTCATTCCGGCCCAACCAGATTGACGATCCCTACACGCTGGCTCTGGTTTGCAACGCCCTGTTGGCGATCGATCCGACCACATTCGAGGCCCAACCCTATCTGGCTCGATTGCAGACGCTACGGCAGACGTCGAGCGATGGCAAGCGAACCTGGTGGGGAAGTAGCAATTCTGGGCGAACCATGTTCTACGGAGCCGGTCGCAGCCAAGATATCGAAACGACCTCGCTGGCCATGTTGGCCCTGATTCGTGGAAAACGCGAAGCGGCGACCATTCGCGGCGGGCTCTCTTGGCTGATCGATCATAAGGATGGCCGCGGTACGTGGCATTCGACGCAAGCGACGGTCCTCGCCCTAAAGGCGCTGATCGCAGGGACCGGACGGACCCTTAGCGATGAAAAAGAGCGACGGATCGAACTGCAACTGGCCGATCGACCGGCAGAGCGCATCACCATTCCGGTCGACCAGGCCGACGTGATGCGGCAGATCATTCTGTCAGATCGGTTCACAACTGGGCTGTCGAAGCTAAGACTGAGCGACGCCACCAATACGTCGACTGGCTACCAGGTGGTGCTGAAGTATTACGAAGAACTGGCGGGGCCGGAGCAGCCGGAAGAGCCGTTGACGGTCCAGCTCGAGTACGATCGTACCGAGCTGGCCGTCAACGACTCGATTGTCGCGACCGCCACGGTCACCAATCGCATGTCCGAAGAGGCGCCGATGGTGATGCTCGACCTGCCGATTCCAGCCGGCTTTGAGGTCAGCCGGGCTGAATTTGAAGAACGCAAACTGCTGGGTGATATCGAGAAATACGAGATCAACGCCCGCAGCGTGATTGTCTATCTTCGCGGCCTATCGCCAGAAGAGCCGCTGACGCTGGCGTACGAACTGAAGGCGACGATGCCGGTCGATATTCTCGCCCTCCCGGCGGTCGCCTACGAGTACTACGACGAGGACAAGCGGGGGACGAGTCAGTCGGTCCGCCTCTTGGTGCAAGCGGCGCCCTAA
- a CDS encoding TolC family protein: protein MRRSRPNVGFKTSASRQCLIVVAIACVLLAALSGCSIPKLCCAKKGPDLPYDFNGETTAQNSADVGIEEFFDDRVLTQLMAQGLVNNQELKIRNQEIRIASNEIMARRGAILPFVSVGARGGMERTSKFTPLGAAEEQLTYPVGGKFPDPLPNVGLTANLFWRIDIWRELRNARDAAMQRYVEAVEVRNYFVTQLVAEIATSYYELAALDKRMQYLNQTIAIQKQSLEVAQAQKDAGRGTELGVQRFLAEVRKNESELLIVKQQIIETENKINFLVGRYPQPVARTEWDFIVLDSQVLAVGVPAQLLANRRDIRAAERELAASGLDVLVARARFFPRFDITAGIGYEAFNPRYLFDPGSFIANAAGELVAPLINKSAIKADYLNANARQLQAVYDYQRTVLNAYTEVINAITKVENYRQSVQIKQGQVAALDESVNVATDLFQNARAEYVDVLFSQRDLLEARTDLIETKRQQLSAIVKAYQALGGGFLWSSSGSTWLDVYCEPLLIEPDEVIMPPMPEDAVDLPEPTAASPVPAVPTMAPPAIDPQELSQPDQVSLQPAHVDPIWANNPAPATPNRPVSYDQPAAYPPPVLIENPLRP from the coding sequence ATGAGACGGAGTCGACCTAACGTTGGTTTCAAGACGAGTGCGTCGCGGCAATGCCTGATCGTAGTCGCCATCGCCTGCGTTCTGTTAGCGGCCTTGTCTGGATGCTCGATTCCCAAACTCTGTTGCGCCAAGAAGGGGCCGGATCTGCCGTACGACTTCAACGGTGAGACGACCGCTCAGAACTCGGCCGACGTCGGCATCGAAGAGTTCTTCGACGATCGCGTGCTGACGCAGTTGATGGCGCAGGGGCTGGTTAACAACCAGGAGCTGAAGATCCGTAATCAGGAAATTCGGATCGCCAGCAACGAAATCATGGCTCGTCGCGGCGCCATCCTGCCGTTCGTCTCGGTCGGCGCCCGCGGCGGTATGGAGCGAACCAGCAAATTCACTCCGCTTGGCGCCGCGGAAGAGCAACTGACCTATCCAGTGGGCGGCAAGTTCCCCGATCCATTGCCCAACGTTGGACTAACCGCCAATCTCTTCTGGCGGATCGACATTTGGCGAGAACTGCGAAACGCCCGCGACGCCGCGATGCAGCGGTATGTCGAAGCGGTCGAAGTGCGAAACTACTTCGTTACCCAACTGGTCGCCGAGATCGCCACCAGCTACTACGAACTGGCGGCCCTCGACAAGCGGATGCAATACCTCAATCAAACGATCGCCATCCAAAAGCAAAGCCTGGAAGTGGCCCAGGCGCAAAAAGACGCCGGTCGCGGTACCGAACTGGGCGTGCAGCGTTTTCTGGCCGAAGTGCGGAAGAACGAAAGCGAGTTGCTGATCGTCAAGCAGCAGATTATCGAGACCGAAAACAAGATTAACTTCCTGGTCGGCCGCTATCCGCAGCCGGTCGCTCGCACCGAGTGGGACTTCATCGTCCTCGATTCGCAAGTGTTGGCGGTCGGGGTGCCGGCGCAATTGCTCGCCAATCGCCGCGACATTCGCGCCGCCGAGCGAGAGCTGGCCGCGTCGGGACTCGACGTGTTGGTCGCCCGGGCTCGCTTCTTCCCGCGGTTCGACATCACCGCCGGCATCGGTTACGAGGCGTTCAATCCGCGCTACCTGTTTGACCCGGGCTCCTTTATCGCCAACGCCGCCGGCGAACTGGTCGCTCCTTTGATCAACAAGTCGGCGATCAAGGCCGACTACCTGAACGCCAACGCGCGTCAGCTGCAAGCGGTCTACGACTATCAGCGGACCGTGCTGAACGCCTACACCGAAGTGATCAACGCCATCACCAAGGTCGAGAACTACCGCCAGAGCGTCCAGATCAAGCAAGGTCAGGTCGCCGCCTTGGATGAATCGGTCAACGTGGCGACTGATCTGTTCCAGAACGCCCGGGCCGAATACGTCGACGTCCTCTTCTCGCAACGCGACTTGCTGGAAGCGAGAACCGATTTGATCGAGACGAAGCGACAGCAACTGTCGGCGATCGTAAAAGCGTACCAGGCCCTCGGCGGCGGCTTCCTCTGGTCGAGCAGCGGGTCGACGTGGCTGGACGTTTACTGTGAACCTCTGCTGATTGAGCCCGACGAAGTGATCATGCCGCCAATGCCGGAGGACGCGGTCGACCTGCCGGAACCGACCGCCGCTTCACCGGTACCGGCCGTCCCCACGATGGCGCCGCCGGCGATCGATCCGCAGGAACTGTCGCAGCCCGACCAAGTGAGCTTGCAACCGGCGCACGTCGATCCAATCTGGGCGAACAACCCCGCGCCCGCCACGCCCAATCGTCCCGTCTCCTACGATCAGCCGGCCGCCTATCCGCCGCCGGTGTTGATCGAAAATCCGCTGCGTCCGTAG